A section of the Geoalkalibacter ferrihydriticus DSM 17813 genome encodes:
- a CDS encoding response regulator yields the protein MKEKILVVDDEKVILQLTSMILRNKGFEVVTAESGREGLDFLEKEPVPLVLLDYMMPVMDGMTALKEIKERFPATYVIMFTGKGSEEIAVELMKAGASDYVLKPFKNQDLLDRIENALLIRRIELHNQELRAEIEKWNQELEQRVAEKSAELERAQMEIVQAEKLAAFGHLSAGMAHEIRNPLNSISLFAQILHSSLSADEDLREYPEKIIKEVDRIDGILRNLLNASKRPHVELQGVDLAKEVENALELFEAQIHRQGVEVETDIAPNPPLIQADAHEVAQIFNNLIVNALYEMPHGGSLRISLRYDEQFFFIEVRDSGRGIPKENLYRVFDPFFTTKERGTGLGLSVVLRIVKGYGGKINVASNPGEGTTFHIQLPIFPL from the coding sequence ATGAAAGAGAAAATCCTGGTGGTGGATGACGAAAAGGTCATTCTGCAACTTACCTCCATGATTCTGCGAAACAAGGGATTTGAGGTTGTCACGGCCGAGAGTGGGCGTGAAGGCCTGGATTTTCTTGAAAAAGAGCCCGTGCCGCTGGTGCTGCTCGATTACATGATGCCGGTCATGGACGGAATGACGGCCTTGAAAGAGATCAAGGAGCGTTTTCCCGCCACCTACGTCATCATGTTCACCGGCAAGGGCAGCGAGGAGATTGCCGTCGAGTTGATGAAGGCCGGAGCCTCGGATTATGTGCTCAAGCCGTTTAAGAATCAGGATCTGCTCGACCGCATCGAAAACGCCCTGCTCATTCGCCGCATCGAACTGCATAATCAGGAACTGCGCGCCGAGATCGAAAAGTGGAATCAGGAACTCGAGCAGCGTGTGGCGGAGAAAAGCGCCGAACTTGAGCGCGCCCAGATGGAAATCGTTCAGGCGGAAAAGCTGGCGGCCTTCGGCCATCTCTCGGCCGGAATGGCCCATGAAATCCGCAATCCGCTCAACTCCATCAGCCTGTTTGCGCAAATCCTGCATTCGAGTCTGTCCGCCGATGAGGATTTGCGGGAATATCCCGAGAAGATCATTAAAGAAGTTGATCGCATCGATGGTATTCTGCGTAATCTGCTCAATGCCAGCAAGAGACCTCATGTCGAACTTCAAGGGGTTGATCTGGCTAAGGAAGTCGAGAACGCTCTAGAGTTGTTCGAGGCGCAAATTCATAGGCAGGGTGTAGAGGTCGAGACGGACATTGCTCCCAATCCACCCCTGATCCAGGCTGATGCGCATGAAGTCGCGCAGATCTTCAACAATCTCATTGTCAATGCTCTCTATGAAATGCCTCATGGCGGGAGCCTCAGGATCAGCTTACGGTATGATGAGCAATTTTTCTTTATTGAGGTGCGTGACTCGGGACGTGGAATCCCCAAGGAAAACCTCTATCGGGTTTTCGATCCGTTTTTTACGACCAAGGAACGCGGCACGGGGTTGGGGTTGTCCGTGGTTTTGCGGATCGTGAAGGGCTACGGCGGAAAGATCAATGTCGCAAGCAACCCGGGGGAGGGCACGACCTTTCACATTCAGTTGCCGATTTTCCCTTTATGA
- a CDS encoding universal stress protein, translating into MKDLKTVLYATDFSESSDFAFEFALTLAKKFDARLLLVHVVNEPVDLRGFYVPHISFDKLEEEIQEGAKKMMEKFCRKHLSDYSNYETFVLPGIPYDEIIKKGEEEQADLIVMGTHGRTGLDHVLFGSTAEKVVRKSPIPVMTIRVTDSE; encoded by the coding sequence ATGAAAGATTTAAAAACTGTTCTTTATGCCACCGATTTTTCCGAAAGTTCGGATTTCGCCTTCGAGTTCGCTCTGACTCTGGCGAAGAAATTCGATGCGCGGCTGCTTCTGGTGCATGTGGTCAACGAACCCGTCGACCTGCGCGGGTTTTACGTCCCGCATATTTCCTTCGACAAGTTGGAGGAGGAAATCCAGGAAGGGGCCAAGAAAATGATGGAGAAATTCTGTCGCAAGCACCTGAGCGACTACAGCAATTATGAAACTTTCGTGCTGCCCGGCATTCCCTATGACGAAATCATCAAGAAAGGCGAAGAGGAACAAGCCGATCTGATCGTCATGGGCACTCACGGCCGTACCGGGCTTGACCATGTGTTGTTCGGCAGTACCGCTGAAAAGGTCGTGCGTAAGTCGCCGATTCCGGTGATGACCATCCGCGTTACCGATTCCGAATAA
- a CDS encoding response regulator: MGSSVGKILIVDDEENARIGLSRLLSQEGYDVDSVGDGREALDFIRDHRVSLVISDIHMPGMNGLVFLRELHRSHPGINVIMITAYGGVESYLEAMNLGAFEYINKPVKLHELKSVMNKLFRHGDSVTV, translated from the coding sequence TTGGGGTCTTCAGTCGGAAAAATTCTCATTGTCGATGACGAGGAAAATGCCCGGATTGGGCTGAGCAGGCTGCTGTCACAGGAAGGCTATGATGTGGACAGCGTCGGTGACGGACGTGAAGCGCTTGATTTCATTCGCGATCACCGGGTCAGTCTGGTCATCAGCGACATTCACATGCCCGGAATGAACGGTCTGGTTTTTTTGCGTGAACTGCACCGCTCTCATCCCGGCATCAATGTCATCATGATTACCGCCTACGGCGGTGTGGAGTCTTACCTGGAGGCCATGAACCTGGGTGCCTTCGAATATATCAACAAGCCGGTCAAGCTTCATGAACTTAAGTCGGTAATGAACAAGCTCTTTCGTCATGGCGATTCAGTGACGGTCTGA